A single window of Methylobacterium nodulans ORS 2060 DNA harbors:
- the ugpE gene encoding sn-glycerol-3-phosphate ABC transporter permease UgpE codes for MVENRRFGNLIPHLVLWIGVGVVAFPVYLALIASTHDGATVANGQMPLWPGMHALENYRRALTESGLAGAPVATMLLNSLITALAIAAGKIAISLLSAYALIYFRFPLRQAAFWVIFVTLMLPVEVRIYPTYKVAADLHLLDSYAGLALPLIASATATLLYRQFFLTVPNELVEASRIDGAGPVRFFFDTLLPLSRTTTAALFVILFIYGWNQYLWPILVTTRDDMQTVVIGLRKMTTITDQLTEWQVVMATAMLAMLPPVFVVVAMQRLFVRGLVETEK; via the coding sequence ATGGTCGAGAACCGCCGCTTCGGCAACCTGATCCCCCACCTCGTCCTCTGGATCGGGGTCGGGGTCGTGGCCTTCCCGGTCTATCTCGCCCTCATCGCCTCGACCCATGACGGCGCCACCGTGGCGAATGGCCAGATGCCGCTCTGGCCGGGCATGCACGCGCTCGAGAATTACCGCCGCGCGCTGACCGAATCCGGGCTCGCGGGCGCGCCGGTCGCGACCATGCTCCTCAACAGCCTGATCACCGCGCTGGCCATCGCGGCCGGCAAGATCGCGATCTCGCTCCTCTCGGCCTATGCGCTGATCTATTTCCGCTTCCCGCTCCGGCAGGCGGCCTTCTGGGTCATCTTCGTCACCCTGATGCTGCCCGTCGAGGTCCGCATCTACCCGACCTACAAGGTCGCGGCGGACCTGCACCTCCTCGATTCCTATGCGGGCCTCGCCCTGCCGCTGATCGCATCGGCCACCGCGACGCTCCTCTACCGCCAGTTCTTCCTCACGGTGCCGAACGAGCTCGTCGAGGCCTCGCGCATCGACGGGGCGGGGCCGGTGCGGTTCTTCTTCGACACCCTCTTGCCCCTCTCGCGCACCACCACCGCGGCCCTGTTCGTCATCCTGTTCATTTACGGCTGGAACCAGTACCTCTGGCCCATCTTGGTCACGACCCGGGACGACATGCAGACCGTGGTGATCGGGCTTCGCAAGATGACGACGATCACCGATCAGCTCACCGAATGGCAGGTGGTGATGGCGACCGCGATGCTCGCCATGCTGCCGCCGGTCTTCGTGGTGGTGGCGATGCAGAGGCTCTTCGTGCGCGGTCTCGTCGAGACCGAGAAATAG
- a CDS encoding ABC transporter ATP-binding protein codes for MARLVLDQVGKTYAGGIAAVRGVSLEVPDGAFCVLVGPSGCGKSTVLRMIAGLETITSGAIAIGERVVNAVEPAERDIAMVFQNYALYPHMRVYDNLAYGLRNRGTPKAEIEMRVREAARMLGLDTFLDRYPRQLSGGQRQRVAMGRAIVRKPQVFLFDEPLSNLDAKLRVQMRVEIRRLQRQLGVTTVYVTHDQVEAMTMADRLVVMNGGLIEQVGTPIEIYRRPASRYVATFIGAPPMNILPAEVVADGVRLAGQTYPAALPGLAPGTAVELGLRPEALRLAPAGLPFTVAFAEELGATRLLHGSLAGTELVVQVPAGPQPAEGATVFLAFDPAEIHLFDRETGRRIGGEPATLS; via the coding sequence ATGGCGCGCCTCGTCCTCGATCAGGTGGGCAAGACCTATGCGGGCGGCATCGCGGCCGTGCGCGGCGTGTCCCTGGAAGTGCCGGACGGCGCCTTCTGCGTCCTCGTCGGCCCCTCGGGCTGCGGCAAGTCCACGGTGCTGCGGATGATCGCGGGGCTCGAAACCATCACCTCGGGCGCCATCGCGATCGGCGAGCGGGTGGTCAACGCGGTCGAGCCGGCCGAGCGCGACATCGCCATGGTGTTCCAGAACTACGCGCTCTATCCGCATATGCGCGTCTACGACAATCTCGCCTACGGGTTGCGCAACCGCGGCACGCCGAAGGCCGAGATCGAGATGCGGGTGCGCGAGGCCGCCCGCATGCTCGGCCTCGACACCTTCCTCGACCGCTACCCGCGCCAGCTCTCGGGCGGCCAGCGCCAGCGCGTCGCCATGGGGCGGGCGATCGTGCGCAAGCCCCAGGTGTTTCTGTTCGACGAGCCGCTCTCGAACCTCGACGCCAAGCTGCGCGTGCAGATGCGCGTGGAGATCCGCCGCCTCCAGCGCCAGCTCGGCGTGACGACGGTCTACGTCACCCACGACCAGGTCGAGGCCATGACCATGGCCGACCGGCTCGTGGTGATGAACGGGGGCCTCATCGAGCAGGTCGGCACGCCGATCGAGATCTACCGCCGCCCGGCATCCCGCTACGTCGCGACCTTCATCGGCGCCCCGCCCATGAACATCCTGCCGGCGGAGGTGGTGGCCGATGGCGTGCGGCTCGCCGGGCAGACCTATCCGGCGGCGCTCCCCGGCCTCGCGCCCGGCACCGCGGTCGAGCTGGGCCTGCGGCCCGAGGCGCTGCGGCTCGCCCCCGCGGGCCTGCCCTTCACGGTCGCCTTCGCGGAGGAGCTCGGCGCCACGCGGCTGCTGCACGGATCGCTTGCCGGCACCGAGCTGGTGGTGCAGGTCCCGGCCGGCCCGCAGCCCGCCGAGGGCGCGACCGTCTTCCTCGCCTTCGACCCTGCGGAGATTCACCTGTTCGACCGGGAGACGGGGCGGCGGATCGGCGGGGAGCCGGCCACCTTATCCTGA
- a CDS encoding CaiB/BaiF CoA transferase family protein, translated as MHKPLAGIKVLELARILAGPWIGQLLADLGADVVKIERPGIGDDTRSWGPPFVEAAEGGTLSASYFHSTNRGKRSVAADFETEEGRAVVRRLAAHADVMIENFKVGGLKKYGLDHESLRALNPRLVTCSVTGFGQDGPYAPRAGYDFMIQGLGGIMSLTGEPDGEPVKTAVAFADVFTGVYGTVAILAALQGRHATGEGCHIDMALLDTQVSVLGNQALVYLVSGLLPPRMGNEHTSIVPYQVFPAADGHVIVACGNDGQFEKFCGVLGTAWHRDPAYATNPARVTNRAVLIPLIAAETQRHPKAELLAKLTAVNVPVGPINDLAEVFSDPQVLHRGLRVDLPEPRARGGSVPSVSSPIVIDGVRMVAERASPQVGDHTESVLSDPAWGG; from the coding sequence GTGCACAAGCCGCTCGCGGGCATCAAGGTGCTCGAACTCGCCCGCATCCTCGCCGGCCCCTGGATCGGCCAGCTCCTGGCGGATCTGGGAGCCGACGTCGTCAAGATCGAGCGGCCCGGCATCGGGGACGACACCCGCTCCTGGGGGCCGCCCTTCGTGGAGGCGGCCGAGGGCGGCACCCTCTCGGCCTCCTATTTCCATTCGACCAATCGCGGCAAGCGCTCGGTCGCGGCGGATTTCGAGACCGAGGAGGGCCGCGCCGTGGTGCGCCGGCTCGCGGCCCACGCCGACGTGATGATCGAGAACTTCAAGGTCGGCGGCCTGAAGAAATACGGGCTCGACCACGAGAGCCTGCGGGCGCTCAACCCGCGCCTCGTCACCTGCTCGGTGACGGGCTTCGGCCAGGACGGCCCCTACGCGCCCCGCGCCGGCTACGACTTCATGATCCAGGGGCTCGGCGGGATCATGTCGCTCACCGGCGAGCCCGACGGCGAGCCGGTCAAGACCGCGGTCGCCTTCGCGGACGTGTTCACGGGCGTCTACGGCACGGTGGCGATCCTCGCTGCCCTCCAGGGCCGGCACGCCACCGGGGAAGGGTGCCACATCGACATGGCGCTCCTCGACACACAGGTCTCGGTGCTCGGCAACCAAGCCCTCGTCTACCTGGTTTCGGGGCTCCTGCCGCCCCGGATGGGCAACGAGCACACCAGCATCGTGCCCTATCAGGTTTTTCCGGCGGCGGACGGCCACGTGATCGTCGCCTGCGGCAATGACGGGCAGTTCGAAAAATTCTGCGGCGTGCTCGGCACGGCGTGGCACCGGGATCCGGCCTATGCCACGAACCCCGCCCGGGTGACGAACCGGGCCGTGCTCATCCCCCTCATTGCCGCCGAGACGCAGCGCCACCCCAAGGCCGAGCTCCTCGCGAAGCTGACCGCCGTGAACGTGCCGGTCGGGCCGATCAACGACCTCGCGGAGGTGTTTTCCGATCCGCAGGTGCTCCACCGCGGCCTGCGGGTCGATCTCCCGGAGCCCCGCGCCAGGGGCGGCAGCGTGCCGAGCGTGTCCTCGCCCATCGTCATCGACGGGGTGCGGATGGTGGCCGAGCGCGCCTCCCCGCAGGTGGGGGATCACACCGAGAGCGTGCTGAGCGACCCGGCCTGGGGCGGCTGA
- a CDS encoding thiamine pyrophosphate-binding protein, translated as MMDHPTARTGGQILVDQLMAHGARDVFCVPGESYLAVLDALHDAEIRLTICRQEGGAAMMAEAAGKLTGRPGICFVTRGPGAMNAAPGLHVARQDSTPLILFVGQVERGAREREAFQELDYRAVFGSVAKWVTEVEDPARLPELVSRAFHVATAGRPGPVVVALPEDVLTATASVADAEPFAPVETHPALVQMVALQKLLAEAERPFAILGGSRWSEGAVRRFARFADLFALPVACSFRRQGLFPADHPSYAGDLGLGVNPKLLARIQESDLLLLVGGRLSEIPSQGYTLLAIPEPRQRLVHIHPDPEELGRVYRPHLAINAAPTAFAAAIETVQPPASLPWAAATREAHAAYRAWSDPARIVTPGDLQMGGVMAHLREVLPADAILCNGAGNFATWVHRFWPFRAFDGQLAPTSGSMGYGIPAAVAAKRLLPERIVVAVSGDGDFLMNGQDFATAVQYSLPILVILVDNGMYGTIRMHQEREYPGRVSGTSLRNPDFAAYATAFGGYGERVTRTEDFPAAFARARASGLPAILHCPIDPEAITPTTTLTALRERRRPA; from the coding sequence ATGATGGACCACCCGACAGCCCGCACCGGCGGACAGATCCTCGTCGACCAGCTGATGGCGCATGGCGCCCGCGACGTCTTCTGCGTGCCCGGCGAGAGCTACCTCGCAGTGCTCGACGCGCTGCACGACGCCGAGATCCGCCTCACAATCTGCCGCCAGGAGGGCGGCGCCGCCATGATGGCGGAGGCGGCGGGCAAGCTCACCGGGCGGCCGGGGATCTGCTTCGTCACCCGCGGCCCCGGCGCCATGAACGCTGCACCCGGCCTCCACGTGGCGCGCCAGGATTCAACGCCATTGATCCTGTTCGTGGGCCAGGTGGAGCGGGGCGCCCGCGAGCGCGAGGCGTTCCAGGAACTCGATTACCGGGCGGTGTTCGGTTCGGTGGCCAAGTGGGTGACCGAGGTCGAGGATCCCGCGCGCCTGCCCGAACTCGTCTCGCGCGCCTTCCACGTCGCCACCGCGGGCCGGCCCGGCCCCGTGGTGGTGGCCCTGCCCGAGGACGTGCTGACCGCGACCGCCTCGGTCGCCGATGCCGAGCCCTTCGCGCCCGTCGAGACCCATCCGGCCCTCGTCCAGATGGTAGCGCTGCAGAAGCTCCTGGCCGAAGCCGAGCGGCCCTTCGCGATCCTGGGCGGCAGCCGCTGGAGCGAGGGCGCAGTGCGGCGCTTCGCGCGTTTCGCCGATCTCTTCGCGCTGCCGGTCGCCTGCTCGTTCCGCCGCCAGGGCCTGTTTCCGGCCGATCACCCCTCCTATGCGGGCGATCTCGGGCTCGGGGTCAACCCGAAGCTCCTCGCCCGCATCCAGGAATCCGACCTCCTCCTCCTGGTCGGCGGCCGCCTCTCGGAGATTCCCTCCCAGGGCTACACGCTGCTTGCGATTCCGGAGCCGCGGCAGCGCCTCGTCCATATCCATCCGGACCCGGAGGAGCTCGGCCGGGTCTACCGCCCGCATCTCGCGATCAATGCGGCGCCCACCGCCTTCGCGGCGGCGATCGAGACCGTGCAGCCGCCGGCCAGCCTGCCCTGGGCGGCGGCGACGCGGGAGGCCCATGCGGCGTATCGCGCCTGGAGCGATCCCGCCCGCATCGTTACCCCGGGCGACCTCCAGATGGGCGGCGTGATGGCCCATCTGCGGGAGGTGCTCCCGGCCGACGCGATCCTGTGCAACGGGGCGGGCAACTTCGCGACCTGGGTCCACCGCTTCTGGCCCTTCCGGGCCTTCGACGGGCAGCTGGCGCCGACCTCGGGCTCGATGGGCTACGGTATCCCGGCTGCGGTCGCGGCCAAGCGCCTGCTGCCGGAGCGGATTGTCGTGGCGGTGTCGGGCGACGGCGACTTCCTGATGAACGGGCAGGACTTTGCCACCGCCGTGCAGTACAGCCTGCCGATCCTGGTGATCCTCGTCGACAACGGCATGTACGGCACGATCCGGATGCACCAGGAGCGGGAATATCCGGGCCGCGTCTCGGGCACGAGCCTGCGCAACCCGGATTTCGCCGCCTACGCGACGGCCTTCGGCGGCTATGGCGAACGCGTGACGCGGACCGAGGACTTCCCGGCCGCCTTCGCCCGCGCCCGCGCCTCGGGCCTGCCGGCGATCCTGCATTGCCCGATCGATCCCGAGGCGATCACCCCGACGACGACGCTGACGGCCCTGCGGGAGCGGAGGCGCCCGGCCTGA